The genomic interval CTGCTCGGCGCCCACCTCACCGAAAAGGAGATCACCGCCCTCATCCCGCATCTGGATCGGGCCTTCCATCTGGCCTACCGGCGTATGACGGCCCCTATCGCCGCTCTCACCCGGCTGCCCACTCCATCCACCAGGGCGTTCTGGGAGAGCATCACCGCGATCCGTGCTCTGGCACAGGTGTGCATCAACCGCCACAGGCAGGAGGGGGGAAGCCCGGACTCTCTCATCGCAGCTTTGGTCAGCACCACCACGGACGAACGGGCCTTCACCGACGAGGAACTCCTCGACCAGATCGTCACCCTCTTCTTCGCCGGGACCGAGTCCACCGGGGCGGCCCTGACCTGGACCTTCTACCACCTGGCGAACAACCCCGGTGCGGAGGAAGCCTTGCACCGGGAGGTCGATGACGTCCTGGGCGGGAAACCCGCATCCGTCTCCGATCTCCCCATGCTGGGTCAGGTCAACCGCTGCCTGACCGAATCGCTCCGCCTGACGCCACCGTCATGGCTGCTGTCCCGCACGGTCACCTCTCCCGCCGAACTCGGCGGAGTGAAGCTTCCCGCCGGCACCACGGTGTTCTTCAGCCCGTACATCCTGCACCACCTGCCGGAAGTCTTCCCCGCCCCGGAAGACTACGAGCCCGACAGGTGGCTGCCGGAAAGGGCATCGCGCCGGCAGAAGGCGGCCCTGCTGCCCTTCGGCCACGGAGCCCGCAGGTGCATCGGCGATACATTCGGCATGACCGAGGCCTCCCTCGCCCTCGCCACCATCGCCACACGATGGCGACTCGCCCCCGACTCGGACGCACCACCCGCACAGCAGGCCATCGCCCTCACACTGAACCTCCGGACCTTTCCCGTCATCCCAGCCCGCCGGAAACACTGAGCCCCGGAACGGCGGCTCGGCTCCTTGACAGCGGTGGGCTCCGATTCGGAGAGTGACCTTCTGGGAGCCTCGTAGAACCCGTCTTTCAACCCGACGAGGGTGGAAAGACTGAGGTATGAGCATGGAGAGATGGGCCGACGTGCCTGATGGTTGTGACATGCCGCTGACGGTGTAACGATGCCTTTGGTCTGTTCAGGCGGGTCGTCCTCCTCGGTGGTGGCTGGATGTTCGGCAACGCTTCCTTGCCGTCTGGGCCGCCACCGTCCTGCCCCGGGTCCGCTGAACCTGTCACAAACACCCCGGCCGGCCCCGTCGGAGAAGGCCGCTGCACCGCGGTCTTCGTCACCGGCGCGCGCATCGCCGCCCTGACCACCGTCCTCGCCAGCCGCGGAGACCAAGGCTTCACCAGCGCGGCTCGCGACAGCGCCGAGAGCTGAGCACAGGGCCGGCCGCTGACATGCCGGGAATGCGGGTGACCGCGATGGTGTCCGGCTTCCCGAGTGGACCATCAGGCTCCGGTCTGGTTGGGCGCCGGAGGAGGGGTGGGGAGGAGGGCGGGGTGTGCCAGGCGCAGTCGGCGGCGCGGCAGCCGCACCACGCCCTGGGGCGCGGCCCGCCGCCCGCGCGGATGTGGGCCAGGTGGGTGTTGACGTGCCCGACCGCGGCCTTGCGCCCCGCGGCCGTACTGGGGGAGCGCTGATCAGGGCAGGCCGGGCGGGAGCAGGAAAGCCGGACCGTGCCGGCGGAGGACGGCTGTCAGGATCCAGGCGCACCGTCCATACCCGCCCCGCGACGAGCTCCTCCTGCGTACCGGCCTCCACCGCCATGCGCGAACTCCCATCCCTTGTTTGATCCGTTGCCCAGCGGTCCCCATCATCGGGGATCCGGCCGGGCAACCTCCGGGGGAAACGGATCTCGAGCCCGGCACGCCCGCGAAAAGGGCCAGGTCACCCACGGGGACATCAGACCGGGTGGCACTGATGGGTGATCGGCCTGAGCGTTCCGTCGTTGTCGTACGTGAGGCCCGCTGCTCCGGCACGGTCCTCCGGCCGTGATCTGAAGGCTCTCTCGGCGAGGGCAGGCTCATGGCCGCGAATGCACACACGAGGCCCGTCCCCTGGAAGGGACCCCCTGGGGGGCGGGTCTGTTCTCGACACTGCTGTCTTCTGTCGCCTGAAGTGCGTGCGACTGTGGTGGTGCGGGCTCGGTGGGACTTCGGCGGACACGTCGTTGGTCAGTCGTCCCGGGGGTGGGACTCGTTTGGGTGAGGGCAGGGCGGAACCCCTTGTTCCGTGGCCCCCGTGGGCAGATCGTGCGGGGCCGGATCCTTCTTCACAGGGAGAAGCTCATGACATCGATCGATTCCGACCGTCGTGCCACGCCCGTCACTCAGGCCGACGGAACCGGGGCCGGAGGCAGCACGGCCACCCTCACCCCGATCGCCGAGCAGGCATCCCCCCAGCTCCTGGGGCTCGTCACCGGACTGCTGAACAGCCTGCTGGGCGGTCTCTCGGACCGCAATGCGAAGACCGACGTGACCCCGGTGCGCTGGGACCGTTGATCATCGCCTGGTGGCGTGCTGCCCGCAGAGCGCGGGCGGCACGCCGTGATCCCCTGACCCGCGCGCAGGTCCTCGCCGGCCCGGCGGGTCTGGCCTCTGCCGCGACGGCGGCCACGACCGGCCCCGCCGAGGCCGTCAACGGCCACCAGGTCCTGGAGGAAGTCCTCCGGCTGCCGGTCAGTACCTGGCGCTACCACTGGGACCCGCCGGATGTCCGGCATCTCGGCCCGATGGCGCAGGACTGGCACGCGGCCTTCGGGCTCGGCGACAACGACGTCACCATCTCCGCCACCGACACCAACGGCGTCGCCCTCGTCTGTATCCAGGCCCTCCACCGCCGCATCGAAGACCTCACCGCCCAGGTCGAGACGCTGCGGGAACAGGTCGGCCGCCTGGACCGGCCACCCCTGGCCGAGACGGCCGAAAGGCGGTCACAGCCGTAGAGACGGCGGATCCACCTGCCCCTGCTCACCGTTATCCCGGCGAGGGCCGCTCCTCTGAGTTGCCCGCACCGGGAGCAAGGGGGGGCGGCCACGGGCCAACGTGCACGTGATCACGATGAAGGCATTGATGACGAGTCTGCTGCCGGATGAAGCGCGGCGAGGGGCGACCGGGGTGGCGTCACGGTTCCGGGGCGATCTTTTCGACTGCCTGACTGCGCGCGGGGACGAGCTGTTCGAGCTGACGGATGCGTTGCTGTGTGCGGACGGGCCGGTGAGGACGCCGGTGGATCTGACGCTGGTGGCTGAGCACCGGCGTGGGCAGGGCGCCATGTACGACGCGCTGAACAACGGGAACGTCGACGTCCCCCGGCTGCGTCAGGTGCTGGCCGGCCTGCCCATGCCGCAGGCCGGCGACGGGCGTCTGGTCCTCGCGGTCGACATCAGTCACTGGCCCCGCCCCGACGCCCCGACCAGCTCAGAACCGCATTCTGAAATGATCAGTAATTAGCTGCTTGGGCTAACTGCCGTGCCGTCTACTTGCTGCGACTCCACCGCCCTTCCCGGCACCAGGACGGCAAGGGTGCTGCGCGCTTCACGCCGCATCGTGCGGCGCCGAGCAAAGGTCGCAGTAAGAGCGAGGATCGAGACCGTGCTCCCGTAGAACACGGCAGCAATCGCGGAGATGAGCCCGATCGTCATCGGGCACGCACCTTTCTTCCCCCCCCCGTTCGGCCTACCCGGCTCACCAGCCCGAGCGGGCGTTGATGCGTTTCCTCTCCACCATACGCGCGTCGCCAACTCCCCCTGCTTTCCAGCTCATCACTGTCCGGTAACCACCTATGGCTACGGTCCGCGTACCAGGGTGTCCACACCGCCGGGGTCGCCTCAGCCGGAGGCCGCCCCCGCGGGGGCGGCCTCCGGCTGATCCCTCCAACCACCCGGGGCAGCAGTCGGCCCCGGGCCACCGCCGAGATGGGCGACGCTTCGTTGTCGTCAGGACCATGGTGGAACCAGGGCGACCGGATGCGCGACCTACGCCGAGCGGATCGCCACGGCCGCCGTGCGGGGGCCGGCCCCGCAGTCAGGGCTGACTGCGGCGTTGTGGCTTTCGTCGCGCTGCGCTTCGGCACACCCGTATGAGGTGGCGGGGATGGGCGAGAAGGAGAGGGCTGGCGAGCATATTGCTGACGCGGGCGATGTCTTGGAACATGCGGGGATCCTGTGGGACGAGCCGTTGCCACTGGTCCAGGTACCAGTGGGCTGTCCGGTGAGGGAGGGAGCGGGGCGGTTCGGGCTGCCAGTGCAGGTCGGGGAGGGTGGACATGTGCCAGGGCCAGGTGGTGATGCGGGCCGCGCGGCGTTGGAAGGAGGGGGCCAGGCCGTCGAGATCCTGCGGGCGGTCGGACAGCAACTCCCCTAGGGTAAGGGCCTGTTGGGCGGCCACCGTCATGCCCTGGGCGTAGACGGGATTGAAGGCGCAGACCGCGTCGCCGAGTGCGAGGAGGCATTCGGGCCAGAGGCGGAGGCGGTGGTAGTGGAGGCGGCGGCCAGCGGTGCGGGCGTAGCGGACGGGTGGGCCGAGGGGTTCGAGGTTCGCGAGGACCTTGTGCAGGTCGCCGGTGAGGGTGGCGGTGAAGGCGTCGAATCCGGCCGGGTCGGTGGGTGGGTGGTGGCCGCCCACGCCCTGCAGGGTGACGATGAGCTGGTCATTCTCGACTCGGATGACGAAGCAGCCGTGCGGGGAGTGGGGGGCGTACGGGGGCTGGAAGACGGCCGACCAGTCCGGGGCTTGGCCGACGGGGAGGCGGTAGGCGCGGGTGGCGTAGCCGACGTGGGCATCGACGACGGTTTCGGCGGGGCGGGGCAGGCCGAGGGCCGCGAGCCAGTCGGGGAGGTGGGAGGTGCGGCCGGAAGTGTCCACCACCAGGGTGGCGGAGAGGTGCCGTACCGCGCCGGGGTTGCGGCCGCGGATCAGGTGGACGCCGGTCACCCGGTGCTGATAGCGGTACCGTTCGGTGGTCAGGCCGGTGACAGTGACGCCCTCCTCAATGCGGATACGGGCGTCCGCCGCGAGGACCCGTTCGCGGATCACCGCTTCGAGCAGGGGGCGGCTGACCGGCTGGATGAGGATGCCGGAGGTGCGGGGCGGTGGAGTGCCGTAGGGGAGGTGGAGCTGCCCCTGGGCGCAGAAGTCCACCGGGGGTGCGCCAGCCGCCCGCAGGTCGTCGCCGATGCCGGGCAGGAGCCGTTCGAGGGTGAGCAGCCCGCCGGCCTGGAGGGCGTGGGCGTGCCGGCCCTGGGGCACACCCGGGCGGGGGCTCGGGCGGGCCGGGAGGCGGTCGCGTTCCAGGACGGTGACGGTGGTGAAGTTCGGGCCGAGGACGCGGGCGGTGAGCAGGCCGGCGATGCCGGCGCCGATGACGAGGGCGTGTTCGTGCTGCCGGGTCCGGCCCACGGTCGTCAGCCCCTTTCCCCCTTCGGCTCGTTATCGGGCGAGGAATGCGAAGATCATCCGCTCAGTCCTTTTGTCGGGCGGTGTCTTCCTGCATCGCCGAGGCGGTCGGCGGCTGCGATCGGAGCATGCAGATCCCCGCAGTGACCACCCAGACGCAGAACAGGGCCGTCGGCGAGAAGTTGAGCAGCGAGACCGGGCGCAGCGGGCCGCTGTTGACCATGAACGTGAGGAAGAGCGCGGCGTTGGGCACCGCCAGTACCAGTGCGCTGGTACCCAGCCACCGGGGAAGGACGTCGGCACGCCTGATCGCCAGTCCCGCGCCTACCAGGAATAGGGCGATGCACGGGAACAGGAAAAGAAAGATGGCGACATCGACGTAGTACAGCGCGGCGATGATCGTCGTATTGCCGGGATCCTCTTTGATCCAGAACGCGATCGCTCCCCAGATCGTGTAGGTGAGGAAGGTCAGTACGACGACGCACACCATGGCCCAGCCGGTCAGCCTGGTGAGCGTCCGGGACCGGCCTGGCCCGCGCAGCAGTTCCAGCAGGCCGGCAGCGAACCACAGGTAGAACAGGAACAGGATGCCGGTCAGGACCTGCAGCTTCGTGACCACGGGGCTGTTCTGGTAGAACGCGAAGATCTCCCCGGGGGTGTCGTCGACGTAGGGGAAGAACTTAGGGAACTTCCCGCTGAGGTAGAACGGGATGGCCGCGGCCGGGCTGGAGAGGATCCCGGCCCATGCCGCCAGCCGGACCTGTCGGTAGTCGTCGGCGTGTCCCGGGGGCTGGGCCTCGTGGGTGCCCATGCCGCTGTGGTGTACGGCGGGAACGTCTCGGCTGGTCATTTCGAGCCTGTGCACTGGCTGTAGCCATGGACCACGCTCGTGGAGGGGGCGTACGTACCGTATTCACAGGTGTACTGGGGGGCGGCAGCATGAGCCTGTGGGGCGGTGAGGGCCAGGCCGGCGATACCGAGGCTGATTGCTCCTGCGGTGGCGGCGATGCGTTGTGGGGTGTGCACGGCTGTCGCTCCCTTCCGATGCTGGTGAGTGACCGAGGCCGCGACGTTCCAGCACGGTGGTTGACGCTCCGGCCTTTAGTTGGAGCACTTCAGCAGACCGCAGCCTGTCAACCTGCAACAGTGGGTGCGTAGATTTTTCACTCTTTTGAGGTATTAAGTTCGAAGGTCGCAAGGGCTGTACCCATGCCGTCAACTATTGGCGGCTTGTCCTCACCTCAGCGACACACAGCACCCGCGAGTCTCTCCCAAGCAACTCCCTCAGCCTGCCTCGCAGAGCGTCACAGATCAGGGGGATTGGAGGGTGTCTGAAGGTCATTGATGCGCTCGCGTACTGGTTGCGGGCCGGCTGTGCCTGGCGGTTGCTTCCGCATGACTTCCCGCCGTGGCAGACGGTGCACGTCAGCGCTCAGGCTGGATCGCAAACAAGTGCGACCGCATGCGCATCCAATGCGACTGCCCGTTGGCCACGTGATCAGCGTTTGTCACGAGGGTGAATCCCGCGGATTGATCACGACTCGATACGCACCCTAGCTGCCAGGTTGGTGCAGGTCGGGCAGGTGTTGGTCCAGGCGCCCAGTTGACACTGCCCGCCATGGTGGTGAGTTCTGCTCAGGGCCAAAGGTGGCTCGGCAGGCTGATGGTGGTGGCCGCGCCGCTGTGCATGACCAGGACGGTGGTTACAGCGAAGACGAACAGCAGGATGTTGAGCGTGGCGGCGCAGGCCAGGATCCGCACGGCGCCGGCACGCCACCCGGTCGCGAGTTCGGATCCGCGCAGCATCAGTGGCTCCACGGACTTGACCGTCAGCAGGTATCTCGCCATCCCGAACGGAACGACGATGACGGCGATCAGTACGGAATAATTGAGGGGCATCCCGTACCAGGCCTCCGGCAGGATCGTCAGGGACTTGATGCGGGTCGGGTAGGTGTAGAGGCCGGTGAGCATCCAGGGAATCTGGATCGAGGTGTCGATCACGGTGGTGACGAGGACGCCCACTGCTGCAAGGCGTGCCAGGCCCCACCGGGGGCGGGCGCGGGCGATCGCCGAGGTCATCCGGCATTGCAGCCAGACCCAGACCACCATGAGCGAATAGGTGATCACAGAGCCGGAGAGAACCGCCTCCGTCTGGTTCTCGGGCCGGATACTGTGCCAGCCAGGCAGATAAGGTCCCCAGCTCGCCACATGGACGGCGTAGTGGCTGGTGATGAAGCCGAGCCCGCTGTAGTTGAAGATCGGGTCTTGCCAGGAGGTGAGGAAGGCGCCGACGAATACAGCCATGTCGAAGGTGACCTGTCCCGCCCTCAGACATCGTCTGACGAGGACCACTGCGATGGTGACGATTAACAGAACGGTGACCACCTGTGCGGTCCAGATACTCACCGCTCGGGCAGTCGAGATGCGATAGCCGGAGTCCGGCAGGGAGTGAGCGCCGCCATCGATCGCCCATCTGACCAGTACCGAGGCGGCGAAGAAAACGATCAGCATGCCGAGCGCGGCGAGCACTCCCGCCGGAGAGCGCCACAGTCGGCCGGGTGGGTTCGACGCCGAAGCGCGGGGTGGCCTTGTTGCGTCTGTCACCTGCGGGCACCTCTCTGTGAGGGACAGGTGAGCTGCTGGCGGGACCGGCCTGGGCGGGGGTCAGGGAGGACCGCCTTCAGGTCCTGCCGGGTACCCGGCAGGACCTGGTGGGGTGTGCTGGGGGCCGAGTTGGTCGATGGTCCAGCCGTGCGGGTAGCTGCGAGGAGTGCGCTCGTAGGGGTGCGAGTCGGGGCGTGGTGGGAGGAGTCGGATGAGTCGGCCGCGAGTGCGCAGGCTCCAGCGGACGGCGGTGGTGAACCAGGCGGGCATGGTGGGCTGGCCGAGGATGTCGCGGATGTGTTCGGGGATCAGGGCGGTGATGGCCTTGGTCGCGATGGTGCGGGTGCCGGGCGGGCACAGGGAGGCGATGATCCGCATCGTGTGGCCGACCATCGTGGCGTTGGCGTAGTGCCACTGGCCGCGGTCGTGGATGTCGTGCTCCAGCCAGGTCTTGAAGCCGCCGTAGTCTCGGGGGATGTTCTTGATGCCCATGAGTTCGCCGAGGCGATGGTGGGCCAGGGCGATGGCGCGCTCCTCGGTCTCGGAGAGCCGGCGCCAGCTGTAGTGGTTGATCCATTCGATGGCGGCGACCACATGTCCGGCGAGGATGTGCAGGTAGTCGTCGTTGGAGATGTCGTAGTGGCCGTGGACCTTGTTGAGGGCGCGCACCGTCTTCCTGCCGTGTGCGGAGTCCAGGCCGTGGCGATGGGCTTCGAACGGGAAGAGCATGGTGTCGTCGTAGCGCTTCATCGGGTGGTGGGCGAATTCGCCGGTGCTGGCCAGGGTGTGGGTGATGCTGGGGATGACGAAGTCGGTCACCAGCGCGAACGACCACCCGGTGTTGTAGTCCCAGGGGAATTCGTACCGGGTGACCAGCGCGAAGATCTCGTCATAGTCCTGCTCGGGGTCCAGGGTCTGGATGTAGCGCAGGCGGCTGTAGCGTTCCCTCACCGGGATCTCTCCTTGCCCGTGTCTGAGAAGCCCATCTGACCCATGAGCCAGGCGGCGAGGCTGGCGGGGCTGGGTTTGACCCAGATGACACCCGGTTTGATGTCGGTGTGCAGGGTGCGCTGGATGCATTGCTGGAGCTGTACGGCACCAAGGGAGTCGAGGCCGAGCATGACCATGCTGGTGTGCGGGCCGATGTGGCGGCTGGTACCGCCGAGCAGCTCGCGCACCTGGTCGATGATGAACTCCTGCAGCAGGTGCAGGCGTGCGCTGTCGGTACTGGCGGCGAGAACCTCGTCGCGGACCGGCGAGGAACTGCTCTCCTCCGTGAGGGTGTCGGTGAGGAGCGGGGCAAGCAGCGTGGAGCGCCGCACGGCGGGGTAGGGGGCGGTCCAGCCGCTGATGTCGATGGGCGAGTAGGCGATGTGGTGGTGGCCCTCAGCCAGGATGCGTTCCAGGGCGGCGATACCGTCCGCGGGCGTGATCATGATGAAACGACGCTGGACGAGGTGCTGGCCGCGGCCGACCTGGCTCCAGGCGCCCCAGTCGATGGCGGTGGCGGGCAGCCCCAGGCTGCGGCGCCAGGTGGCGAAAGTGTCGAGGAAGGTGTTGGCGGCGGCGTAGGCACCCTGCCCCGGTGAGCCGAGCAAGCCGGCGACGGAGGAGTAGAGAGCAAAGAAGTCCAGGTCGTGGGCGAGGGTGGCCTGGTGCAGGGCCCAAGCGCCCTCAGCCTTGCCGTGCCAGACCCGGGCCGTCAGCTCGTCGTCGAGGTTGGCGAGGGTGGCGTCCTCGACCACACCGGCAGCATGCAGCACACCGCGCAGCACCATGCCGCCCTCGACAGCTCTGCACACGGTTTGCCCGGCGGTGCCGGGGTCGGCGATATCGCCCAGGACCACGCCGATGTCGGCCCCGGTGGCAGCACGCAGTGCGTCGAGTTCCTCGGCCACCGTCTCGCTGGGGGCGGTGCGGCCGCAGGCCACGATGCGTCCTGCGCCACGCTCGGCCAGCCAGCGCACGGCCAGCAGGCCGAGTCCCCCCAGGCCGCCGGTGACCAGGTAGGCGCCACCCTGGCGGAGGGGCCCTGGCAGGGGCGAGAGGGCGGGGGCGGGTCCGGTGCGGATGCGGGCGAGGTGTCGCACGCCGTGCCGCCAGGCGATTTCGCTGATCGGCTGGCCGGTGGCGAGCAGGTCGTCCAGGACCGCGTCCAGCGGAGTGGAACCGGAGATCTCGATGCTGCTGGGCGCCAGTTCGGGATGCTCGAAGGCCGCCACCCGCAGCAGGCCCGGCAGCCCGGCCGCCGCGAGCGGGGAGCCGTCGCCGCGCCACAGCACCCACAGGCGAGGCGGGTTGACGCGCTGGACGAGGTGCCGGATGACAGTGAGCACGCGGGTGAGGTTCTCGCGAGCAGTGATGGCCGGAGTACGGTCGATGCTGCCCGTTGGACCGAGCACCAGGGCCAGCGCGGTGACCGGCGGCGCGGACGGGTCCCCCAGCGCCTCGGCCAGAACCCCTTCGGGCACGATGCTGCCTGTGAGATGGGTGAGCAGGCGACTGCCAGCGCTCTTCCTCCCCAGCAGCGTGGCCAGTCGCGGTGCCCACGGGGTGTTGTCATCGGTGATGACCAGCCACTGGCTCTCCCCGTCCAGCTCGCGCCCCTCGGGCAGAGGTTCGGGAGTCCAGGCGAGGTGGGCCAGACGAGCGGCGTACCGCTGCTCGGGCGGGGTGATGTTGGTCAGGTGCAGTCCGCGCACTTCGGCGACGACGGTGCCGTCGGCGGTGGCGAGCTGTCCGGAGGCGGTGCAGGCCAGGTCGTCGGCCTGATGGATCTCCACGCTCGCCCAGCGGGCGTGGGCGGTGGGCCCGTGCACGCGGATCTCGTCAAAGCCGGCCACCACGACAGGACCGGGGCTGGTAGCACAGTACGCCAGCCAGGCGGCGACCACGGTCTGCACCAGTTCGTCGAGGAGCGCCGGGTGCAGGATCATCATCCACGCGGAGACACGGGCGGTTTCGGCGATCCGCAGCCGGGAGACGGCCCGGTCGTGCCCGGGGCTGATCTGGATGCGTTCCACTGCGGTGAACGCCGGGCCGTGGCGGACGTCGTGGCATTCGCGGAAGTGCTGGTACAGGTCAGCCGGGACGGCATCGCTCCACCCTTCGCTGGTGAGGGTGGAGGTGTCCACAGGTGGTGGGGTGTCGTCCGGGGACAGCGGCCGTACGGTGGCACGGGCATGGACGAGGACGCCGCCCTCGTGGCGGGAGACCACTTCAGTCCTGGCCTGCTGCGCCTGGGTGGTGAGGCAGGTGGTGACCTCAGGTTCGGGCTCCAGGACCAGCGGAGCCTCGGCGCGCAGGTGCTCCAGCGCGATGCGGCGGGTGCCGAAGAGCTGCGCGCCAGCAGCGAGGAACATCTCGGCGAAGCCGGTGCCGGGCAGCACCGGGACACCGGCCACCTGGTGGTCGCCGAGCCATGGCAGCCGCCTTGGACTGATGGGGGTCTGCCACCAGTGCCGCGCCGGGTTCTCGGGGGCGGCGACATGGCCGCCCAGCAGCGGATGCTGGCTGGCTCCCACCAAGTGCGGGGCGACAAGCCGGTATGGAACATTGTCGCCACCGTGGCGGGTGCGGTGCCAGGCAGTGGTGGGCAGGTCGGCAAGGTGGCCGTCACCGTAGTGGGCGCCCCAGTCGATCCGGTCGTGCCCGGCGCAGTGCACGGCCGCGAGATGGGCCAGGAAGGCATCGGTGTCGTCGGCGCCCTGGCGCAGGGTGCCCACCGCCACGGCATCGGTGATGCCGTCCGCTTGGGCGGTGTCCAGGATCGGGCGCACCGCGAGCGGGTGTGGGGTGCACTCGATGAACAGGCGGTGCCCGGCGGCCAGTGCCGCCGAGACCGCGGTGCTGAAGCGCACCGTGGCGCGCTGGTTGCGCACCCAGTAGCCGGCGTCCAGTGGCCCGGGGGTCAGGGGGTCCTCGCTGACGGTGGAGAAGAAGCCACCACCGGGCACGAGCGCGGGCAGGCCGGCGAGTGCGGTGGTCAGGTCGTCAAGGATGGGGTCGACCTGTGCGGAGTGCGAGGCCACGTCGACATCGATCATCCGTGCTGCGGTGCCGTCGGCGTTCCATGCCTGGACCAGGGTGGCGATCTGGGCTGCGTCCCCTGAGACGACGGTGGACGTGGGGGAGGTGAGTACGGCGAGAGAGACTCCGTCGGCCCCGGCCCTCTCGATCGTGGCCTGGACTTTGTCGGCGCCCAGCAGCACTGAGGCCATCGCGCCGCCGGAGAGGGTGGCCAGCAGCGCGGAGCGACGGCAGATCACCCGTACCCCGTCCTCAGGGCTCAACACCCCGCACAATACGGCGGCGGCCACCTCGCCCAGCGACTGCCCGATCACCGCGGCCGGTTCGATGCCCCAGGATCGCCACAGGGAGGCCAGTGCGACCTGGACACCGAACAGCACCGGCTGGATCTTGTCGATGCCGACCAGAGCATCCGGTTCGGTGAGCATCCCACGCAGCGAAAAGCCCGCCTCCGCTGCAATCAGCGGCTCCAGCTCATCGATCGCGGTGGCGAACGCCGGTTCGACCTCCAGCAGGCGGCGGCACATCCCGGGCCGCTGGGAGCCCTGCCCGGTGAAGACGAACACCGGCCCGGCATGCTCCGGCGGCAGCACCGGCACCCCACCGGCCACACCCTCCTCCTGCTCTCCGGAGGCAAACGCCCGGGCCCGCGCGGCCAGCTGAGCGTAGTCGCGGGCGACCAGGCCCAGACGGTGGTCGGCGTGCGAGCGGCGCAGGGCCAGAGTGTGGGCCGCATCCGCCAGCACCACCGGCCGGCCCTGCTCGCTGTCCGCCCAGTCGGCCAGGCGGGAGGCGGCCGCGGACAGTGACTGCGGCGACGTACCTGACAACAGGAACAACCGGGCCGGTTCCTGTGCTGCCCGAGCAGCAGGGCGCGCCGTGCGGCGCCGGGCCGCGTTGGGGACGGACTCGAGAACCACATGCGCGTTCGTCCCGGTCACCCCGTACGAGCACACCGCGGCCAGCAGGGGGGCGCCCGTGACCGGCCACTTCGTCAGCGCGGTCGGCACAAACAGCCTCGACGCCTCCTCCCGGAGAATCGAGGGGTTCCACTCGGCGAAGTGGAGGTTGGGCGGGATGGCGCCGCGGCGCAGGCACTCCACCACCTTGATCACCCCGGCGATGCCGGAGACCGGTTCTGAGTGCCCGATGTTGGTCTTGACCGAGCCCAGCGCGCAGCGGCCCCGGCCGTGTCCGTAGACGGTGTTGATCGAGGTGTACTCGATCGGGTCGCCGACCGCCGTTCCCGGGCCGTGCGCCTCCACCAGACCCACTTCGCCCGGATCGATGCCCGCTCTGTCCACCGCCCGGCGGAACAACTCCTGCTGCATCTCGGTGGAGGGGGCGGTCAGGCGGCTGACCTGCCCGTCGTTGTTGACCGCACTGCCCCGAATCACCGCCAGCACCCGGTCCCCGTCCCGCCGCGCATCGGCAAGACGTTTCAGCACCAGCACCCCGGCCCCCTCCCCACGCACATAACCGTCCGCGCGGGCGTCGAAGGCATGGCAGGC from Streptomyces albireticuli carries:
- a CDS encoding type I polyketide synthase, with the translated sequence MSASEAEPIAIVGIGCRFPGGVETSGGLWRLAAEGRQTVGPVPAGRWDAARLAAVHDPELAGRAGRGCFLDGDVWAWDPEAFSVAPVERRWVDPQFRVLMEVAWEAVEHAGIPVDRMRGSRTGVYVGTYAPDNLFREARPVEDAPNSPYLFGNFTAGAAGRVAFAMDLRGPVMVISTHCSSGLVALDTACGALALGECDAALAGGVLLMLSPETQYYEAPLLLSERGACHAFDARADGYVRGEGAGVLVLKRLADARRDGDRVLAVIRGSAVNNDGQVSRLTAPSTEMQQELFRRAVDRAGIDPGEVGLVEAHGPGTAVGDPIEYTSINTVYGHGRGRCALGSVKTNIGHSEPVSGIAGVIKVVECLRRGAIPPNLHFAEWNPSILREEASRLFVPTALTKWPVTGAPLLAAVCSYGVTGTNAHVVLESVPNAARRRTARPAARAAQEPARLFLLSGTSPQSLSAAASRLADWADSEQGRPVVLADAAHTLALRRSHADHRLGLVARDYAQLAARARAFASGEQEEGVAGGVPVLPPEHAGPVFVFTGQGSQRPGMCRRLLEVEPAFATAIDELEPLIAAEAGFSLRGMLTEPDALVGIDKIQPVLFGVQVALASLWRSWGIEPAAVIGQSLGEVAAAVLCGVLSPEDGVRVICRRSALLATLSGGAMASVLLGADKVQATIERAGADGVSLAVLTSPTSTVVSGDAAQIATLVQAWNADGTAARMIDVDVASHSAQVDPILDDLTTALAGLPALVPGGGFFSTVSEDPLTPGPLDAGYWVRNQRATVRFSTAVSAALAAGHRLFIECTPHPLAVRPILDTAQADGITDAVAVGTLRQGADDTDAFLAHLAAVHCAGHDRIDWGAHYGDGHLADLPTTAWHRTRHGGDNVPYRLVAPHLVGASQHPLLGGHVAAPENPARHWWQTPISPRRLPWLGDHQVAGVPVLPGTGFAEMFLAAGAQLFGTRRIALEHLRAEAPLVLEPEPEVTTCLTTQAQQARTEVVSRHEGGVLVHARATVRPLSPDDTPPPVDTSTLTSEGWSDAVPADLYQHFRECHDVRHGPAFTAVERIQISPGHDRAVSRLRIAETARVSAWMMILHPALLDELVQTVVAAWLAYCATSPGPVVVAGFDEIRVHGPTAHARWASVEIHQADDLACTASGQLATADGTVVAEVRGLHLTNITPPEQRYAARLAHLAWTPEPLPEGRELDGESQWLVITDDNTPWAPRLATLLGRKSAGSRLLTHLTGSIVPEGVLAEALGDPSAPPVTALALVLGPTGSIDRTPAITARENLTRVLTVIRHLVQRVNPPRLWVLWRGDGSPLAAAGLPGLLRVAAFEHPELAPSSIEISGSTPLDAVLDDLLATGQPISEIAWRHGVRHLARIRTGPAPALSPLPGPLRQGGAYLVTGGLGGLGLLAVRWLAERGAGRIVACGRTAPSETVAEELDALRAATGADIGVVLGDIADPGTAGQTVCRAVEGGMVLRGVLHAAGVVEDATLANLDDELTARVWHGKAEGAWALHQATLAHDLDFFALYSSVAGLLGSPGQGAYAAANTFLDTFATWRRSLGLPATAIDWGAWSQVGRGQHLVQRRFIMITPADGIAALERILAEGHHHIAYSPIDISGWTAPYPAVRRSTLLAPLLTDTLTEESSSSPVRDEVLAASTDSARLHLLQEFIIDQVRELLGGTSRHIGPHTSMVMLGLDSLGAVQLQQCIQRTLHTDIKPGVIWVKPSPASLAAWLMGQMGFSDTGKERSR